Proteins encoded by one window of Blautia luti:
- a CDS encoding ParB/RepB/Spo0J family partition protein, translating to MKSSAKKIELASVDDLFSTEEGRQDAKLEKIQEIPLSELHPFKNHPFKVKDDEAMMETADSIKQYGVLVPAIARPDPEGGYELVAGHRRHRASELAEKETMPVIVRDLDDDAATIIMVDSNLQRESLLPSERAFAYKMKLDAMKRQAGRPSKENVSQVGTQKRSDQLLAEQVGQSRNQIQRYIRLTELIPELMDMVDEKKIALNPAYELSFLKKEEQVDLLDAMDSEQATPSLSQAQRLKKYSQEGHLTLDMMRVIMGEEKKSDLDRVTFTSDTLRKYFPKSYTPQRMQETIIKLLEQWQRKRQRDQER from the coding sequence TTGAAAAGCAGCGCGAAAAAAATAGAGCTGGCCTCGGTAGATGATCTGTTCTCCACCGAAGAAGGCCGTCAGGATGCAAAGCTGGAAAAGATTCAGGAGATTCCGCTGTCTGAACTGCATCCCTTTAAGAACCACCCATTCAAAGTCAAGGATGACGAAGCAATGATGGAAACCGCAGACAGTATCAAACAGTATGGTGTACTGGTTCCTGCGATTGCCCGCCCTGACCCGGAGGGTGGTTATGAACTGGTGGCCGGACACAGGCGGCACAGAGCCAGTGAGCTGGCAGAAAAGGAGACCATGCCGGTCATTGTTCGGGATTTAGATGATGATGCCGCCACGATCATTATGGTTGACAGCAATCTGCAACGCGAAAGTCTCCTCCCAAGTGAAAGAGCCTTTGCTTACAAGATGAAACTGGATGCCATGAAAAGACAGGCTGGCAGACCGAGTAAAGAAAATGTGTCCCAAGTTGGGACACAAAAGCGATCAGACCAGTTGCTTGCTGAACAGGTGGGGCAAAGTCGAAATCAAATTCAGCGCTATATCCGTCTGACAGAGCTGATTCCTGAATTGATGGACATGGTGGATGAAAAGAAAATTGCCTTAAATCCTGCTTATGAGCTGTCCTTTCTCAAAAAGGAGGAACAGGTAGACCTGTTGGACGCGATGGACAGCGAACAGGCTACCCCTTCTCTTTCTCAAGCCCAGCGGCTTAAAAAATACAGTCAGGAGGGGCATCTGACCCTCGATATGATGCGTGTCATCATGGGTGAGGAAAAGAAAAGCGATCTGGACCGAGTGACATTTACCTCTGACACCTTGCGGAAGTATTTTCCTAAAAGCTATACGCCCCAGCGGATGCAGGAGACCATTATCAAGCTATTGGAACAATGGCAGCGTAAACGTCAGAGAGACCAGGAGCGATGA
- a CDS encoding PcfB family protein: protein MQEEVENRTLTLVVSGTKFTGRMFKAAISKYMAHRKEKKLEKQRSRDAPVVPHGKQTVKQLVGQNQGISNIEITDPSIKEFEKIARKYGVDYAVKKDRSSSPPKYLIFFKGRDADALTAAFTEYTNKKVKKATKTERPSVLAKLNQFKEMVKNAVVDRTKRKELER from the coding sequence ATGCAGGAAGAAGTGGAAAACAGAACTTTGACGCTGGTTGTCAGTGGAACAAAGTTTACCGGCAGAATGTTTAAGGCTGCCATAAGCAAGTACATGGCACATCGCAAGGAAAAGAAGCTGGAAAAACAGAGAAGCCGTGATGCGCCGGTTGTTCCGCATGGAAAACAGACTGTGAAGCAGCTTGTCGGGCAGAATCAGGGAATATCCAACATTGAGATCACAGACCCCTCTATCAAGGAGTTTGAGAAAATCGCCCGGAAATATGGTGTGGATTATGCGGTGAAAAAGGACCGCAGCAGTTCTCCGCCAAAGTACCTGATTTTTTTCAAAGGCCGTGATGCAGATGCTCTGACAGCAGCTTTTACAGAGTACACCAACAAAAAGGTCAAAAAGGCAACGAAAACAGAGCGCCCGTCCGTACTGGCAAAACTTAACCAGTTCAAAGAGATGGTTAAAAATGCTGTGGTGGATCGCACCAAGCGAAAGGAGCTGGAACGATGA
- a CDS encoding PrgI family protein yields MAYVPVPKDLTKVKTKVMFNLTKRQLICFTGGALIGVPLFFLLRKPTGNSVAAMCMMLVMLPFFMLAMYEKHGQPLEKIVGNILKVAVIRPKQRPYQTNNFYAVLKRQEMLDKEVYDIVHRNKKMAASDVRKNRGKNCAAGKDKEKAVSRR; encoded by the coding sequence TTGGCTTATGTACCCGTACCCAAGGACTTAACAAAAGTCAAAACAAAGGTCATGTTCAATCTGACCAAGCGGCAGCTTATCTGCTTTACGGGCGGAGCGCTTATTGGCGTACCGCTTTTCTTTTTGCTCAGAAAACCTACCGGAAACAGTGTAGCGGCTATGTGTATGATGCTGGTTATGCTGCCCTTCTTTATGCTGGCTATGTACGAAAAGCATGGACAGCCCCTGGAAAAGATCGTGGGCAACATTCTCAAAGTAGCTGTGATCCGTCCCAAGCAGCGTCCCTACCAGACCAATAACTTTTATGCCGTATTAAAGCGGCAGGAAATGCTCGATAAGGAGGTGTATGACATTGTTCACCGCAATAAAAAAATGGCTGCATCGGATGTTCGGAAAAACCGAGGAAAAAACTGTGCAGCCGGTAAAGACAAAGAAAAAGCTGTCTCGCGCCGATAA
- a CDS encoding ParA family protein, producing MNTQIIAIANQKGGVGKTTTCANLGIGLAQAGKKVLLIDGDPQGSLTISLGNPQPDKLPFTLSDAMGKILMDQPIRPGEGILHHVEGVDLMPADIQLSGMEVSLVNAMSRETILRQYLDTLKGQYSHILIDCQPSLGMLTVNALAAANRIIIPVQAEYLPAKGLEQLLSTVNKVKRQINPKLQIDGILLTMVDSRTNFAKEISALLRETYGSKIKVFGTEIPHSVRAKEISAEGKSIFAHDPGGKVAEGYRNLTKEVLKLEKQREKNRAGLGR from the coding sequence ATGAACACACAAATCATCGCCATCGCCAACCAGAAAGGCGGCGTTGGCAAAACAACAACCTGTGCCAACTTGGGAATCGGGCTGGCGCAGGCCGGAAAGAAAGTCCTGCTGATCGACGGAGACCCGCAAGGCAGCCTGACGATCAGCTTGGGCAATCCGCAACCAGACAAGCTGCCATTTACACTGTCGGATGCAATGGGCAAAATTCTGATGGATCAGCCTATACGCCCCGGAGAAGGTATTCTGCATCATGTAGAAGGCGTTGACCTGATGCCTGCGGATATTCAGCTTTCCGGTATGGAGGTTTCTCTGGTAAACGCCATGAGCCGTGAAACGATTTTACGGCAATACCTGGACACACTGAAGGGACAATATTCCCATATCCTGATTGACTGTCAGCCTTCGTTGGGGATGCTTACGGTCAATGCGCTGGCGGCTGCGAATAGGATCATCATTCCCGTTCAGGCAGAGTATCTGCCCGCTAAAGGGCTGGAACAGCTGCTCTCCACGGTAAACAAGGTAAAGAGGCAAATCAACCCCAAGCTCCAGATTGACGGTATCCTGCTGACGATGGTGGACAGCCGAACCAACTTTGCCAAAGAGATTTCCGCGCTCCTGCGGGAGACCTATGGCAGCAAGATCAAAGTATTCGGCACAGAGATCCCCCATTCTGTCCGTGCAAAGGAAATCAGCGCAGAGGGAAAAAGTATTTTCGCCCATGACCCTGGCGGCAAGGTGGCAGAGGGGTATCGAAATCTGACGAAGGAGGTGTTGAAACTTGAAAAGCAGCGCGAAAAAAATAGAGCTGGCCTCGGTAGATGA
- a CDS encoding VirB6/TrbL-like conjugal transfer protein, CD1112 family — MDFLLEALTNWLKEMLVGGIMSNLSGMFDSVNQQVADISVQVGQTPQGWNGSIFSMIENLSNSIMVPIAGVILAIVMTVDLIQMIADKNNLHDVDTWMIFKWVFKSAAAILIVTNTWNIVMGVFDMAQSVVAQAAGIINSDASIDISSVMTDLEPRLMEMDLGPLFGLWFQSLFIGITMWALYICIFIVIYGRMIEIYLVTSVAPVPMAAMMGKEWGGMGQNYLRSLLALGFQAFLIIVCVAIYAVLVQNIALEDDIIMAIWSCVGYTVLLCFTLFKTGSLAKSVFQAH, encoded by the coding sequence ATGGATTTCTTACTTGAAGCCCTGACAAATTGGCTGAAAGAAATGCTGGTGGGCGGTATTATGAGCAACCTTTCGGGGATGTTTGACAGTGTAAATCAGCAGGTCGCGGATATATCCGTACAGGTAGGCCAGACCCCACAGGGATGGAATGGCAGTATTTTCAGCATGATTGAGAATCTGTCCAACTCCATCATGGTGCCGATTGCAGGTGTGATTCTGGCTATCGTGATGACCGTAGACCTGATCCAGATGATTGCAGACAAGAACAACCTGCATGATGTGGATACCTGGATGATTTTCAAGTGGGTGTTCAAATCAGCTGCCGCCATCCTCATTGTCACAAACACATGGAATATCGTGATGGGCGTCTTTGATATGGCGCAGAGCGTAGTGGCGCAGGCGGCAGGGATTATCAATTCGGATGCGTCCATTGACATTTCCTCAGTTATGACCGATCTGGAACCGAGGCTGATGGAAATGGATCTGGGACCGCTGTTCGGACTGTGGTTCCAATCCCTCTTTATTGGCATTACTATGTGGGCGTTATATATCTGTATCTTTATCGTTATTTATGGCCGTATGATCGAAATCTACCTTGTGACTTCGGTGGCTCCCGTTCCAATGGCTGCAATGATGGGTAAAGAATGGGGCGGTATGGGACAGAATTACCTCCGATCCCTGCTGGCGCTGGGCTTTCAGGCGTTTCTCATTATCGTCTGCGTGGCAATTTATGCTGTGCTGGTGCAGAACATCGCTCTGGAAGATGACATCATCATGGCAATCTGGAGCTGCGTGGGCTACACCGTACTGCTATGTTTTACGCTGTTCAAAACCGGCAGTCTCGCCAAATCAGTCTTTCAGGCGCACTAA
- the rpsI gene encoding 30S ribosomal protein S9, translated as MASAKFYGTGRRKKSIARVYLVPGTGKITINKRDIDEYFGLDTLKVIVRQPLTATETEGKFDVLVNVHGGGYTGQAGAIRHGVARALLQADNDYRPVLKAAGFLTRDPRMKERKKYGLKAARRAPQFSKR; from the coding sequence TTGGCTAGCGCAAAATTCTACGGAACAGGAAGAAGAAAAAAATCAATCGCAAGAGTTTATCTTGTACCTGGAACCGGTAAGATCACAATCAATAAAAGAGATATCGATGAATATTTTGGATTAGATACACTGAAAGTTATCGTTCGTCAGCCTTTAACTGCAACAGAAACAGAAGGCAAATTTGACGTATTAGTTAACGTTCATGGTGGTGGATACACAGGACAGGCTGGTGCCATCAGACATGGTGTTGCAAGAGCCCTTCTTCAGGCAGACAACGATTACAGACCAGTTCTGAAGGCTGCTGGATTCTTAACACGTGACCCACGTATGAAAGAACGTAAGAAATACGGTCTCAAAGCAGCTCGTCGCGCTCCGCAGTTCAGCAAGCGATAA
- a CDS encoding DUF5720 family protein has product MSEGKTIGQLMEEMRAKAGAQNYHGHGYMDLQRFAEDTRHMIIFDVLTNDSPVGWKGERTRLFLSDTGYEKALDSQEKGQIKILSHAKVRQGNLHYDRSDQLR; this is encoded by the coding sequence ATGTCTGAGGGAAAGACCATAGGGCAGCTGATGGAAGAAATGCGGGCAAAGGCAGGAGCGCAGAATTATCACGGTCATGGATATATGGATCTCCAGCGTTTTGCGGAGGACACCCGGCACATGATTATTTTTGATGTGCTGACGAACGATTCCCCTGTTGGCTGGAAAGGCGAACGAACCCGCCTGTTCCTGTCGGATACCGGTTATGAAAAAGCACTGGACAGTCAGGAAAAGGGGCAGATTAAGATTTTGAGCCACGCAAAGGTACGTCAGGGCAATCTGCACTATGACCGTTCTGACCAGTTACGCTAA
- the truA gene encoding tRNA pseudouridine(38-40) synthase TruA, producing the protein MKRIGLVVAYDGTNYCGWQTQPNGITVQGVLNDTLSELLGEKIETIGASRTDAGVHAMGNVAVFDTDTRIPGEKISYALNQRLPEDIRIQLSEEVEPDFHPRYCDSEKTYEYRILNRKFPVPTERLYTYFYHYKLDVDKMKAATSYLIGQHDFASFCGAKAQVKTTIRTVTGIDVWRDGDIVTIRVTGTGFLYNMVRIIAGTLIEVGNGQYPPERVKTILEACNRETAGPTAPAQGLTLMGIEFFD; encoded by the coding sequence ATGAAAAGAATTGGCCTTGTAGTTGCATATGACGGCACAAACTACTGCGGCTGGCAGACACAGCCAAACGGAATTACCGTGCAGGGGGTATTAAATGATACATTGTCCGAGCTTCTGGGAGAGAAAATAGAAACTATCGGTGCAAGCCGTACAGATGCAGGTGTTCATGCCATGGGAAATGTGGCAGTATTTGACACTGACACACGCATCCCGGGAGAAAAGATTTCTTATGCACTGAACCAGCGGCTTCCGGAAGATATCCGTATTCAGCTCTCCGAAGAAGTAGAACCGGATTTCCATCCCCGCTACTGCGACAGCGAAAAAACATATGAATACCGCATCCTGAACCGCAAATTCCCGGTTCCGACAGAGCGCTTATACACCTATTTCTATCACTATAAACTGGATGTAGATAAGATGAAAGCTGCAACCTCATACCTGATTGGACAGCATGATTTTGCTTCTTTTTGCGGTGCAAAAGCGCAGGTAAAAACAACCATTCGTACAGTAACAGGAATTGATGTATGGCGTGACGGAGACATCGTAACTATCCGTGTAACAGGAACAGGATTCCTTTACAATATGGTTCGTATTATCGCAGGAACGTTGATAGAAGTAGGAAACGGTCAATATCCACCGGAGAGAGTAAAGACAATCCTGGAAGCTTGCAACCGCGAAACGGCAGGCCCGACAGCTCCGGCACAGGGATTAACATTGATGGGAATTGAATTTTTTGACTGA
- a CDS encoding DUF5720 family protein, translating into MKDISARELKGHNILAVERFWDNTRWMIEFSVLRPSTAYGSPGEEMRLFLTADGYQAALQSQQRREIKIKRYARVIEGHILDFKPGKRRRS; encoded by the coding sequence ATGAAAGATATTTCAGCCCGTGAGCTGAAAGGACACAACATTCTCGCCGTAGAGAGGTTTTGGGATAACACCCGCTGGATGATTGAGTTTTCCGTCCTGCGTCCCAGCACAGCTTACGGCAGCCCCGGAGAGGAAATGCGGCTGTTTTTGACTGCGGACGGGTATCAGGCCGCCCTGCAAAGCCAGCAGCGCCGGGAGATCAAGATCAAGCGTTACGCTCGTGTGATTGAGGGACATATCCTCGATTTCAAACCGGGAAAACGCCGCCGCTCATAA
- the ltrA gene encoding group II intron reverse transcriptase/maturase has translation MPKKSKTLCVDDLRHAEYYGMQGTFDELYQKSQNGEVFENLMDLILSRDNILLAYRNIKANKGSYTAGTDKKNITDIGSQTPDDVVKRVRFIVTGSEHGYRPKPVRRKDIPKPNGKTRPLGIPCIWDRLIQQCIKQIMEPICEAKFCNNSYGFRPNRSVEHAINRTYTMLQMMNLHYVIEFDIKGFFDNVNHSKLIRQIWSLGIHDKTLIFIIKRILTAPIKMPDNTTVLPNKGTPQGGIISPLLANIVLNELDWWIASQWEENPIAISRGRERIIGKTKVFDKSHGYRIMKNTEMKEMHIIRYADDFRIFCRTKEDAVRTKEAVTAWIEERLKLEVSPEKTRIVNTRKRWSEFLGFKIRVRLKHHKYVVQSAICDKKVEIERAKLVEQAKNIAKPREKKSCLSEIQLYNSMVLGIQNYYQLATCISIDCRELHRRVMTVLTNRLNTETGSMLKHEGGTITQAEKERFGQSKMIRYVSGIDQMIYPIAFIKNKIPMAKRSIVCSYTKEGRAPIHTELNLNQYVLKGLREKISVGHSTEYHDSKISLFSAQKGKCAISGEEFADAEHVAVWLKVPRALGGFERYKNMVLIHKKYLILLQELPQAVIKDLIKTLNITKKMLVKINSLREQANLSAII, from the coding sequence ATGCCAAAGAAAAGTAAAACATTATGTGTAGATGACCTGCGTCATGCGGAGTACTACGGAATGCAAGGTACTTTTGATGAACTATATCAAAAAAGTCAGAACGGTGAAGTATTTGAGAATCTTATGGATTTGATACTGAGCAGGGATAACATTTTACTTGCGTACCGAAACATCAAAGCGAACAAAGGCAGCTACACGGCAGGAACAGACAAAAAGAACATCACAGATATTGGGAGTCAAACTCCTGATGATGTGGTAAAAAGAGTGAGATTTATTGTTACGGGAAGCGAACACGGCTACAGACCAAAGCCTGTAAGACGGAAAGATATCCCGAAACCAAACGGAAAAACACGTCCGCTGGGAATCCCATGCATATGGGATAGGTTGATACAGCAATGTATCAAGCAGATCATGGAACCAATCTGCGAAGCAAAGTTCTGCAATAATAGTTATGGATTTCGTCCGAATAGATCCGTTGAACATGCCATTAACAGAACCTACACCATGCTTCAAATGATGAATCTTCATTATGTTATTGAGTTTGATATTAAAGGATTTTTCGATAACGTAAATCATAGCAAGTTAATCAGACAGATATGGTCGCTGGGTATCCATGATAAAACGCTGATTTTTATTATCAAGCGAATACTAACAGCTCCAATTAAAATGCCCGATAATACAACGGTACTGCCCAACAAGGGTACACCACAGGGAGGAATTATCTCACCACTACTGGCAAACATCGTTCTAAATGAATTGGATTGGTGGATAGCTAGTCAATGGGAGGAAAATCCGATTGCTATAAGCAGAGGGCGAGAAAGAATAATCGGAAAAACTAAAGTTTTTGATAAAAGCCATGGTTATAGGATTATGAAAAACACAGAAATGAAAGAAATGCATATCATTCGGTATGCGGATGATTTTAGGATTTTCTGTAGAACGAAAGAGGACGCAGTCAGGACAAAAGAAGCGGTTACGGCGTGGATTGAAGAGAGGTTGAAATTAGAGGTGTCCCCTGAGAAAACAAGGATTGTGAACACCAGAAAACGGTGGTCAGAGTTTCTTGGATTCAAAATAAGGGTAAGGCTGAAGCATCATAAATATGTGGTGCAGTCGGCAATCTGTGACAAAAAGGTTGAAATTGAAAGAGCAAAGCTAGTGGAACAAGCGAAAAACATCGCAAAACCCAGAGAGAAAAAAAGTTGTTTATCAGAAATTCAGCTATATAACTCTATGGTGTTAGGCATACAGAATTACTATCAGCTTGCCACCTGTATCAGTATTGATTGCAGAGAACTCCATAGGCGAGTAATGACAGTTTTGACGAACAGGTTAAATACAGAAACAGGAAGTATGCTAAAACATGAGGGTGGAACTATCACCCAAGCAGAAAAGGAAAGATTCGGACAGTCAAAAATGATTCGATATGTTTCAGGAATTGACCAGATGATCTATCCGATTGCATTCATCAAAAATAAAATACCGATGGCGAAGCGATCAATCGTTTGTAGTTATACAAAAGAAGGTCGTGCTCCGATTCATACAGAACTTAACCTTAATCAGTATGTTCTGAAAGGACTGAGAGAAAAAATATCCGTTGGTCATAGCACAGAATACCATGACAGTAAAATATCTTTATTTTCTGCTCAAAAGGGAAAATGTGCAATCAGTGGAGAAGAATTCGCAGATGCGGAACATGTAGCTGTATGGCTCAAAGTACCAAGAGCACTTGGTGGATTTGAAAGATATAAAAACATGGTTCTGATTCACAAAAAATATCTGATTCTGTTACAAGAACTGCCCCAAGCAGTAATAAAAGACCTGATAAAAACACTCAATATCACAAAAAAGATGCTCGTGAAAATCAATAGTCTGCGAGAGCAGGCGAACCTGTCAGCAATAATATAA
- a CDS encoding DUF6017 domain-containing protein, whose amino-acid sequence MAVFRIERTRDYTVMSNHHLRNANLSLKAKGLLSMMLSLPEDWNYTTRGLAKICKEGVDAIGAALRELEAAGYIVRHKLRDRQGRISDTEYVIYEQPQLRKPDTDSPDTENPYMDKPDTEKPAELNIEKSNTQKQNIYGSSTDSIPFRDCAADCLPERKGRDAMSLTEIESYRELIQENIGYEYLCQQYETHREDLDEIVELIVETVCAKRKTTRIAGSDFPHEIVRSRFLKLDNSHIEFVMDCLQKNTTEIRNMKQYLLTVLFNAPTTISNHYTSQVNHDLYGGW is encoded by the coding sequence ATGGCCGTTTTTCGCATTGAACGGACCCGTGATTATACCGTGATGAGCAATCATCATTTACGAAATGCAAACCTGTCGTTAAAAGCCAAGGGACTGCTTTCCATGATGTTATCTTTGCCAGAGGACTGGAATTACACCACCCGTGGTCTTGCAAAGATCTGTAAGGAGGGCGTGGATGCCATAGGCGCTGCGTTGCGGGAATTGGAGGCTGCCGGTTACATTGTGCGGCACAAGCTGCGTGACCGGCAGGGACGCATCAGCGATACAGAGTATGTCATATACGAGCAGCCACAGCTTAGAAAACCGGATACGGATTCACCAGATACGGAAAACCCGTATATGGATAAACCGGATACGGAAAAGCCCGCAGAATTAAATATAGAGAAATCAAATACTCAAAAACAAAATATTTATGGATCAAGTACCGATTCCATTCCCTTCCGGGATTGTGCGGCAGATTGTCTGCCGGAACGGAAAGGAAGGGATGCGATGTCACTCACAGAGATAGAGAGTTATCGGGAATTGATTCAGGAGAATATCGGGTATGAATACCTGTGTCAGCAGTATGAAACTCATCGGGAGGATTTGGACGAAATTGTGGAGTTGATCGTGGAAACGGTCTGTGCAAAGCGAAAGACCACCCGTATTGCAGGAAGCGATTTTCCGCATGAAATCGTTCGTTCCAGGTTCTTGAAGTTGGATAACTCGCACATTGAGTTTGTCATGGACTGTTTACAGAAGAACACCACGGAAATTCGTAACATGAAGCAGTATCTTCTGACCGTTCTGTTCAATGCACCGACCACGATAAGCAATCATTACACCTCACAAGTAAATCACGATCTGTATGGCGGCTGGTAA
- a CDS encoding Maff2 family mobile element protein has translation MAFFEQAITVLQTLVIALGAGLGIWGVINLLEGYGNDNPGAKSQGMKQLMAGAGVAVVGMVLVPLLSGLFSV, from the coding sequence ATGGCATTTTTTGAACAGGCAATTACCGTTCTTCAGACTCTCGTTATCGCTCTGGGCGCTGGTCTTGGTATCTGGGGTGTCATCAACCTGTTGGAAGGTTACGGCAACGACAACCCTGGCGCCAAATCTCAGGGCATGAAGCAGCTCATGGCCGGCGCTGGTGTAGCCGTAGTCGGCATGGTCCTTGTACCTCTGCTCTCCGGGCTGTTCTCTGTCTAA
- the rplM gene encoding 50S ribosomal protein L13 — MQTYMANPDKIERKWYVVDADGCTLGRLASGVASVLRGKNKPQFTPHVDTGDYVIIVNADKIKVTGKKLNQKIYYNHSDYVGGMRETTLKEMLAKKPERVIELAVKGMLPKGPLGRSMYKKLFVYAGPEHKHEAQKPEALTF, encoded by the coding sequence ATGCAGACTTATATGGCTAATCCAGATAAAATCGAAAGAAAATGGTATGTAGTTGACGCTGATGGATGTACTCTTGGCCGTCTGGCTTCCGGAGTAGCAAGCGTTTTAAGAGGAAAAAATAAACCACAGTTTACACCACACGTAGACACAGGTGATTATGTAATCATCGTAAACGCTGACAAGATTAAAGTTACAGGTAAGAAATTAAACCAGAAAATCTACTACAATCACTCCGATTATGTAGGTGGAATGAGAGAAACCACATTAAAAGAAATGTTAGCAAAGAAACCTGAGAGAGTTATCGAGCTCGCAGTTAAAGGTATGCTTCCAAAAGGACCTTTAGGAAGAAGCATGTACAAGAAACTTTTCGTATATGCAGGACCGGAACACAAACATGAAGCTCAGAAACCAGAAGCTTTAACATTTTAA